A window of the Salmo trutta chromosome 25, fSalTru1.1, whole genome shotgun sequence genome harbors these coding sequences:
- the snx9a gene encoding sorting nexin-9a isoform X3 — protein sequence MAMQAQVIYDFSAEPGNNELTVREGETVTVLNQNVGGGWIEAQNARGESGLVPEDYLQVGAVSSRTPETATYPVAHIPESSNTTNTQVANGDNPWSGGGAYTNDTAGGWETQGYAQTQQNAGDDDDGEWDEEWDDARSTGGYGETTGEEEGEAAGRDTHTHMKLSLNKFAFSKIPNPEVYLLAKLPPKGKDRLAIYMGDVGPVWLYPQSPLDCVVADPKKGSKMYGLKSYIEYQVTPNTTNRPVNHRYKHFDWLYERLLEKFGSAIPIPSLPDKQVTGRFEEEFIKMRMERLQGWLCRMCRHPVVSNSDVFQLFLTYRDEKEWKTGKRRAEKDECVGPMVFSTIDPEAPELDIIEVEQKCELFSRFTKEMDDGVKDLLNVGNIHWKRCTGREERNTHKGLPSCLEKLQTLPTLLSENSNPSFMSTPSLNPNPTLLKLQLPPSHILLKLQLPPSHILLKLQLPPSNTLLKLQLPTSNTLLKLQLPPSRTALNQVCA from the exons ATGGCAATGCAG GCCCAGGTGATATATGACTTCAGTGCTGAACCAGGAAACAACGAGTTGACAGTCAGGGAAGGAGAGACTGTCACCGTcctcaaccag AATGTTGGTGGAGGATGGATAGAGGCTCAGAACGCCAGAGGAGAAAGTGGGCTGGTTCCGGAAGACTACTTacag GTTGGTGCGGTGTCATCCAGAACACCAGAGACAGCTACCTATCCGGTTGCCCACATCCCAGAGTCCAGCAACACCACAAACACTCAG GTTGCTAACGGTGACAACCCTTGGTCTGGGGGAGGAGCTTACACCAACGACACAGCCGGGGGATGGGAGACCCAGGGATACGCACAGACTCAACAGAAtgcag gtgatgatgatgatggtgagtgGGATGAAGAGTGGGATGATGCCAGATCAACAGGGGGTTATGGAGAAACTacaggggaggaggaaggagaggcggccggacgcgacacacacacacacatgaagctATCCCTCAACAa GTTTGCGTTTTCTAAGATCCCCAACCCAGAGGTCTACCTGCTGGCTAAACTACCACCCAAAGGCAAAGACAGACTAGCCATCTAT atgggagatGTGGGACCAGTGTGGCTGTATCCCCAGTCTCCTCTTGACTGTGTCGTGGCTGATCCTAAAAAGGGCTCTAAGATGTACGGCCTGAAGAGTTACATAGAGTACCAGGTCACACCCAAT ACGACCAACAGACCTGTCAATCACAGGTATAAGCATTTTGATTGGCTGTATGAGCGCCTGTTGGAGAAGTTTGGTTCCGCCATCCCCATCCCCTCGCTGCCTGACAAACAGGTCACAG GTCGTTTTGAGGAAGAGTTTATCAAGATGAGGATGGAGAGACTGCAGGGCTGGTTGTGTCGTATGTGTCGACATCCTGTCGTCTCCAACAGTGACGTCTTCCAACTCTTCCTCACGTACAGAGACgagaag GAGTGGAAGACcgggaagaggagagcagagaaggaTGAGTGTGTTGGACCAATGGTCTTCTCCACCATCGACCCTGAAGCTCCTGAGTTAGACATAATAGAAGT ggagcaGAAGTGTGAGTTGTTCAGTAGGTTCACTAAGGAGATGGACGATGGAGTTAAAGACCTGCTGAACGTTGGGAACATACACTGGAAACGCTGCACAGGCCGTGAGgagcgaa acacacacaagggactACCTTCCtgccttgaaaaactacaaactcTACCTACACTCCTCTCTgaaaactctaaccctagcttcatgtccacacccagtctcaaccctaaccc TACTTTGttaaaactacaactccctccTAGCCATATTTTGTTAAAACTACAACTCCCGCCGAGCCATATTTTGTTAAAACTACAACTCCCGCCGAGCAATACTTTGttaaaactacaactccctacgaGCAATACTTTGttaaaactacaactccctccaAGTCGTACTGCATTGAACCAGGTGTGTGCTTGA
- the snx9a gene encoding sorting nexin-9a isoform X2, which yields MAMQAQVIYDFSAEPGNNELTVREGETVTVLNQNVGGGWIEAQNARGESGLVPEDYLQVGAVSSRTPETATYPVAHIPESSNTTNTQVANGDNPWSGGGAYTNDTAGGWETQGYAQTQQNAGDDDDGEWDEEWDDARSTGGYGETTGEEEGEAAGRDTHTHMKLSLNKFAFSKIPNPEVYLLAKLPPKGKDRLAIYMGDVGPVWLYPQSPLDCVVADPKKGSKMYGLKSYIEYQVTPNTTNRPVNHRYKHFDWLYERLLEKFGSAIPIPSLPDKQVTGRFEEEFIKMRMERLQGWLCRMCRHPVVSNSDVFQLFLTYRDEKEWKTGKRRAEKDECVGPMVFSTIDPEAPELDIIEVEQKCELFSRFTKEMDDGVKDLLNVGNIHWKRCTGREERNTHKGLPSCLEKLQTLPTLLSENSNPSFMSTPSLNPNPTLLKLQLPLSHTLLKLQLPPSHILLKLQLPPSHILLKLQLPPSNTLLKLQLPTSNTLLKLQLPPSRTALNQVCA from the exons ATGGCAATGCAG GCCCAGGTGATATATGACTTCAGTGCTGAACCAGGAAACAACGAGTTGACAGTCAGGGAAGGAGAGACTGTCACCGTcctcaaccag AATGTTGGTGGAGGATGGATAGAGGCTCAGAACGCCAGAGGAGAAAGTGGGCTGGTTCCGGAAGACTACTTacag GTTGGTGCGGTGTCATCCAGAACACCAGAGACAGCTACCTATCCGGTTGCCCACATCCCAGAGTCCAGCAACACCACAAACACTCAG GTTGCTAACGGTGACAACCCTTGGTCTGGGGGAGGAGCTTACACCAACGACACAGCCGGGGGATGGGAGACCCAGGGATACGCACAGACTCAACAGAAtgcag gtgatgatgatgatggtgagtgGGATGAAGAGTGGGATGATGCCAGATCAACAGGGGGTTATGGAGAAACTacaggggaggaggaaggagaggcggccggacgcgacacacacacacacatgaagctATCCCTCAACAa GTTTGCGTTTTCTAAGATCCCCAACCCAGAGGTCTACCTGCTGGCTAAACTACCACCCAAAGGCAAAGACAGACTAGCCATCTAT atgggagatGTGGGACCAGTGTGGCTGTATCCCCAGTCTCCTCTTGACTGTGTCGTGGCTGATCCTAAAAAGGGCTCTAAGATGTACGGCCTGAAGAGTTACATAGAGTACCAGGTCACACCCAAT ACGACCAACAGACCTGTCAATCACAGGTATAAGCATTTTGATTGGCTGTATGAGCGCCTGTTGGAGAAGTTTGGTTCCGCCATCCCCATCCCCTCGCTGCCTGACAAACAGGTCACAG GTCGTTTTGAGGAAGAGTTTATCAAGATGAGGATGGAGAGACTGCAGGGCTGGTTGTGTCGTATGTGTCGACATCCTGTCGTCTCCAACAGTGACGTCTTCCAACTCTTCCTCACGTACAGAGACgagaag GAGTGGAAGACcgggaagaggagagcagagaaggaTGAGTGTGTTGGACCAATGGTCTTCTCCACCATCGACCCTGAAGCTCCTGAGTTAGACATAATAGAAGT ggagcaGAAGTGTGAGTTGTTCAGTAGGTTCACTAAGGAGATGGACGATGGAGTTAAAGACCTGCTGAACGTTGGGAACATACACTGGAAACGCTGCACAGGCCGTGAGgagcgaa acacacacaagggactACCTTCCtgccttgaaaaactacaaactcTACCTACACTCCTCTCTgaaaactctaaccctagcttcatgtccacacccagtctcaaccctaaccctactttgttaaaactacaactccctctTAGCCATACTTTGttaaaactacaactccctccTAGCCATATTTTGTTAAAACTACAACTCCCGCCGAGCCATATTTTGTTAAAACTACAACTCCCGCCGAGCAATACTTTGttaaaactacaactccctacgaGCAATACTTTGttaaaactacaactccctccaAGTCGTACTGCATTGAACCAGGTGTGTGCTTGA